One genomic window of Cannabis sativa cultivar Pink pepper isolate KNU-18-1 chromosome 2, ASM2916894v1, whole genome shotgun sequence includes the following:
- the LOC115718894 gene encoding probable protein phosphatase 2C 23 has protein sequence MGNGFGKFSVCFTGGGEARRKHDLSVLDSDPLDEGLGHSFCYVRPDPTRLSSSKVHSEETTTFKTISGASVSANTSTPLSTSLIDLYSYNCIDRAAAFESSTSFASIPLQPIPRGLMNSGPISGNFGGFPGSGPLERGFMSGPIERGFMSGPLDRGIFSGPMEKDDSDQFKRSFSQGGFAFRPRSRKGKLIRVLRRAISKTIYRGQNSIVAPIKGVISIKDPDWILGPEKHNENLTVSSINLSSEGSLEDDDSSESQNLQWAQGKAGEDRVHVVVSEEHGWVFVGIYDGFNGPDAPDYLLSNLYSAVHKELKGLLWDEDKFEPASAATEDEEEESLQTVEVDDACSRCVEQENNYSNHNRPCASGDGNVDSNWSCNKRKKGSSNQNSRSKYRGASKKWEDNQRRWRCEWDRERLELDRRLKEQLNRSDSDGSSSINHSDVLKALSQALRKTEEAYFDVADKMLVENPELALMGSCVLVMLMKGENVYVMNVGDSRAVLAQKSEPDYWLGKIRQDLERINEETLHDLESSDGDRPCSIPTLTAVQLSKDHSTSADEEVQRIKDEHPDDPCALLNDRVKGSLKVTRAFGAGFLKQPKWNNALLEMFRIDYVGNSPYITCFPFLYHHRLGPKDRFLILSSDGLYQYFTNEEAVSEVELFITLQPEGDPAQHLVEEVLFRAAKKAGMDFHELLEIPQGDRRRYHDDVSIIVISLEGRIWRSCV, from the exons ATGGGCAACGGCTTTGGGAAGTTTAGCGTTTGCTTCACCGGCGGTGGAGAAGCTCGTCGGAAACATGACTTGTCGGTTTTGGATTCCGACCCACTAGATGAGGGTCTGGGCCACTCTTTTTGCTACGTTCGACCTGACCCGACTCGGCTCTCTTCGTCTAAGGTTCACTCGGAGGAAACGACAACTTTTAAGACAATCTCCGGTGCCTCGGTCAGTGCCAACACCTCTACTCCTCTTTCCACTTCTCTCATCGATCTTTATTCTTACAACTGTATCGATCGAGCTGCGGCTTTCGAGAGCTCCACCTCGTTCGCTTCGATTCCTCTGCAACCAATTCCTAGGGGGTTGATGAACTCAGGTCCGATTTCCGGTAACTTCGGGGGATTCCCCGGTTCTGGACCGCTGGAACGGGGATTTATGTCCGGCCCGATTGAGCGTGGATTCATGTCGGGCCCGCTCGACCGTGGGATTTTCTCCGGGCCAATGGAAAAAGACGATTCCGATCAGTTTAAGAGAAGCTTCTCCCAAGGGGGTTTCGCTTTTCGACCCAGATCAAGGAAAGGGAAGCTGATTCGGGTCCTCCGTCGAGCGATTTCAAAGACGATTTATCGTGGTCAGAACTCGATCGTGGCTCCGATCAAAGGGGTCATCTCAATCAAAGATCCGGACTGGATTCTCGGCCCGGAGAAGCACAATGAGAACCTGACGGTGAGTAGCATCAATTTGAGCAGCGAAGGTAGTTTGGAGGACGATGATTCATCCGAATCTCAGAATCTTCAATGGGCACAGGGGAAAGCAGGGGAAGATCGAGTACACGTTGTCGTTTCGGAGGAGCACGGCTGGGTTTTTGTTGGGATTTATGATGGGTTCAACGGCCCTGATGCTCCCGATTACCTTCTTTCGAATTTGTACTCGGCTGTACACAAAGAGCTAAAGGGTTTGTTGTGGGATGAGGATAAGTTTGAGCCTGCATCGGCAGCAACggaggatgaagaagaagagtCGTTGCAGACCGTTGAAGTTGATGATGCTTGTTCCCGCTGTGTTGAGCAAGAGAATAATTATAGTAATCATAATCGTCCCTGCGCAAGTGGGGATGGGAATGTCGATTCGAATTGGAGTTGTAATAAGCGCAAAAAGGGCAGTAGTAATCAGAACTCGAGGAGCAAGTATAGAGGTGCGTCGAAGAAATGGGAGGATAATCAGAGAAGATGGAGGTGTGAATGGGACAGAGAAAGATTAGAGCTTGATCGGAGATTAAAGGAGCAATTGAATCGATCTGATTCGGACGGTTCGAGTTCGATTAATCACTCGGATGTGTTGAAAGCTCTTTCTCAAGCTCTGAGAAAGACGGAGGAAGCTTATTTCGATGTAGCTGATAAGATGCTTGTGGAAAATCCTGAGTTGGCTTTAATGGGTTCTTGTGTTCTTGTTATGCTGATGAAAGGAGAGAATGTTTACGTTATGAATGTGGGTGATAGCCGAGCTGTATTGGCTCAGAAATCTGAGCCTGATTATTGGCTTGGAAAGATTCGACAAGACTTGGAAAGGATTAACGAGGAAACGTTACATGATCTTGAATCATCAGACGGTGATAGACCCTGTTCGATTCCCACTTTGACTGCTGTTCAGCTCTCTAAGGATCACTCCACCAGTGCGGATGAG GAAGTTCAAAGAATAAAAGATGAACATCCAGACGATCCTTGTGCTCTACTGAATGACCGTGTCAAAGGTTCATTAAAGGTTACTCGAGCTTTTGGTGCTGGTTTCCTCAAACAG CCCAAGTGGAACAATGCACTGTTAGAGATGTTCAGAATCGATTACGTTGGGAATTCGCCATACATCACTTGTTTCCCATTTCTCTACCACCACAGATTAGGCCCAAAGGACAGGTTTTTGATATTATCATCTGATGGGTTATATCAGTACTTCACAAATGAAGAAGCTGTTTCAGAAGTTGAGCTTTTTATCACATTACAACCTGAAGGAGATCCAGCACAACACTTGGTTGAAGAAGTGTTGTTCCGGGCTGCAAAGAAAGCAG GTATGGATTTTCATGAATTACTCGAAATACCTCAAGGGGACCGAAGGCGGTACCATGATGATGTTTCAATAATTGTTATCTCTTTAGAAGGAAGGATATGGAGATCATGTGTATAA